The following is a genomic window from Paenibacillus thiaminolyticus.
CATGCGCCGGCACGCCGTCAGCCGCGAATTCCCGCTGATCTCCTCCGATCGAAATCCACTCCGGGCAGTTGATTCCATGCAGATTCCGCACGATTGTCTGGAGGTGGGTCAAGGAGCTGACGCCGACCGCCCCGCCGGCCGAGCTGACCGACAGCACCACCTTGTTGTTGAAATATTCGAAATTCAAGTAGTCAAGCGCATTTTTCAGCACGCCCGACAAGGTGCCATGGTATTCCGGCGTCGCCAGCACAATCGCGTCGCTCTCCTTAACCGCCTTCTTCAGACGAAGCACGTTCGCGTTCTCTTCGTTCACGTCCGGGTTGTACCAAGGAAGCGGCAGAAGATGAAGCTCCACGACCTCCACCTCATGATCCTCCCCTTGCAGCCGTGCCGCGATATAGCGCACCAGCTTGGAGCTGGTCGCATCCGCGTGATTGCTCCCGGCAATACATACTATACGCACAATCTTCTCTCCTTCCATCATGTTGCGGTTAGCAAGCGAACATCGCCTTCCGCTTCGTGTCCACAAAGGACGGAAGCGGACGCTTTGAACGAATAACCTTACTTAACGGGAGGGGATGACATACCCGCTGCCCGAACGGCAGCGCTTCTTTTCCAGCAACGCCAGGTCTGTCCATTCTGCGCCCGGGGCTTCGCGCGTCACATACGCTTCCGCATGCGCGAATGCTTCTGCTTCCGACTCTGCCACTACGACGCAGACAAACGGTCCCTGCGCCGATGATGCTTCCAACCGGTATATGTACATGCCTTGTCCCTCCCCTTTCGCAAATCATACATAAACAGGAAGTAACCGTCAAGAACAGGATCCGTCTGCAGCATGACGAGGTTGTCGCCCTAGGAAGGAGGCAGGGTTGATCTTCTTGCTTCCGTGAGTGTTAGTCTAATTGCTTCCGTGAATGCAAGACACCGCGCCTCAGATCCGCCTTCTGAAAGCCGCGGTGTATTATGGTTCGCCTACAACGATATTTTTTTCCTGTATGCCTCGGCTTCCGACGGAGACGCATAGACAAAATGACCCGGCCGAATCTCAATCAACTCCGGACGTTCCGACTTATAATCATGGATGTCCGGATTGTAGTATATCCGCTTGCGGTTCCGCTCGTGATGCGGATCCGGCAGCGGTATCGCTGACAGCAGCGACTGCGTATACGGGTGCAGCGGCCGTGTATACAATTCATCGGCATTGGCCAGCTCCACGAGCTTGCCGTTGTACATGACGCCGATCCGATCGGAGAAATATTTGACGACCGACAAATCATGCGCGATGAACAATATCGTCAGCCCCAGCTTCTTCCGCAGCCGGTTCAGCAGATTCAGCACCTGGGCTTGGATCGATACGTCCAGCGCCGATATCGGCTCGTCCGCGATAATCAGATCAGGATTCGTAATCAGCGCCCGCGCGATGCCGATCCGCTGCCGCTGGCCTCCGGAAAATTCGTGAGGGTACCGGCTCGCATGCTCTTTGGTCAAGCCGACCGTCTCCAAAATGTCATAGACCATGGCAAGCATCTCTTTTTCGTTCTTGCACAGCTTGTTTATTTTCAGGCCTTCCCCGATAATTTCCTTCACCGTCATGCGCGGGTTCAGCGAAGCGATCGGATCCTGGAAAATCATCTGCATGCCGCGCGTCACTTCTTGTCTCGCTTCCTTGCTCAACCGACCCGAAATCAGCTTCCCATTGAAGTAAATTTCCCCGCCCGTAGGCTGGTACAGACGGATAATCGTCCTGCCGGTCGTCGTCTTGCCGCAGCCGGATTCGCCGACGAGACCGAACGTCTCCCCCTTGTGAATCGTGAAGCTGACATCGTCGACCGCCTTCAGCACCGTTTTCCTCCGTCCGAAGCCGCTCGTGAAGTATTGCTTCAGATTTTTCACTTCCAGCACCGGCTGTACCGTCGAATTCGTCATCTTATCGCACCAGCCTTTCGGTTTGCTGCGCTATCCGCCGCTTCAGGACATCGGGAAGCTGCACGGGCGGAGCATTCGGGTGAAGGAGCCATGTGGCGGCGAAGTGCGTATCGCTCACTTGGTACATCGGCGGCTCTTCTTCGAAGTCGATGCGCATCGCATAGCGGTTGCGCGGCGCGAACGCGTCTCCCTGCGGCGGGTACAGCATGTTCGGCGGCGTGCCCGGAATCACGAGCAGCTCATCCGATGCGCTCGTATCCAGATCGGGCATTGAGACGAGCAGGCTCCATGTATACGGATGCTTCGGATTATAGAAAATCTCATCGACCGTGCCGTATTCCACAACTTTGCCAGCATACATGACCGCTACCCGATCCGCCATATTCGCCACAACGCCCAAATCATGAGTAATAAAAATGACCGATAGCTGGCGCTCTTTTTGAATTTGCTTGATCAGATCAAGAATTTGCGCCTGAATCGTCACATCCAGCGCCGTCGTCGGTTCATCGCAGATCAGGATTTCTGGATCACTCGCCAGCGCGATGGCGATGACGATCCGCTGTCTCATCCCTCCCGAAAATTGGAACGGATACTGCTCGAACCGCTTCTCCGGATCGGGAATGCCGACCGCTATCATCAGCTCCAGCGCTCTTTCCCGCGCCTTCGCCCTGCTGATGTTGTGCGCCCGGAGCGCTTCCATAATCTGCTTCCCAACCTTCATGATCGGATTCAACGAAGACATCGGATCCTGAAAGATCATCGCGATTTTAGAGCCGCGGATTCGCGTAAATTGCCGCTCCGAATATTGGGTCAGATCATCCCCTTGATACAGAATGCTTCCGTTCTCGATATTGGCGTTTTTCGACAAAATGCCCATAATCGCTTTATTGGTCACCGATTTGCCCGAGCCCGATTCGCCGACAATCGCCAGCGTCTCTCCGCGATGCAGCTCGAAGCCTACGCCGCGCACGGCATGAATCTTGCCCGCAAAGGTGTTGAACGTAATGCGCAAGTCCTTGACCTGCAATACCGTTTCCTTGTTCGTTGTCACAGTCATCTGTCTTCACCCCGCTCCTATTCTTGTCCTCTTAGCGTCGGATCAAAAGCATCTCGCAATCCGTTCCCGAACAAGTTGAACGAGAGCATCAGAATCGAGATGACGATGGCCGGGAACAGCGTCAAATGTGGATGATCGAGCAGCAATTTCTGACCATCCGACAGGAGAACGCCAATCGAAGGATCGGGCGCCGCGATCCCCAATCCGAGATAAGACAGGAACGCCTCGGTGAATATAGCTCCCGGAACGGCAAGCGTCGCTTGCGTAATGATCGGACCGATAGCGTTCGGCAGGATGTGCCGGAAGATAAGCGCCCGATCTTTGGCCCCCATCGTTCGCGATGCCAATACATATTCCTGCCCCTTGTATTTATAGAACTGGGCCCGAATCATCCGGCTCATCCCGATCCAGCCGGTGATGACCATCGCCAAAATGATCGGCATAATCCCCGCTCCCAAATACATGACAAATAGAATAACGAGCACAAGCGACGGGACACCGTTCAATATTTCGATAATCCGCTGCATAATCATGTCTATCCTGCCGCCGTAATACCCGCATATCGATCCGTAGGTGATGCCAATGAGCACGTTAATCGTAACGGCCACAAATCCGATCAGAAGCGAAATGCGCGTCCCTTTCCACAGTCGCGTCCACTGATCACGCCCCAGCGAATCGGTGCCCATCCAAAAATACTGATCCTTTGCTTCTTTCAATTGGTACATGTCAACTTTCGCCTTCACCATCGGAATTTTACGGCCGCGATAATCCATTTCGAATTCATCGATGATTTTGACGACGCTGTCTTTATATTTCCCATCCAGATTGGCCTTTTGAATATCCAACGTCCTCGTACCGTCGAAGATGCCCAGCTTCTCAATCCCCGGCACACGCGGCGGCAGCAAGGTCCATTCAATATTCTGCTCGCGGTATGTAAAAGAGCTGATCAGCGGCGCGATGATCGCCATCATGATGATCAAGCCGATAAAAAAAGCGGCGACGGTGGACGCTTTATTTTTGCGGAAACGCAGTATTGCGTCCTTGAAGAAGCCGATCGCCTGGCCTTCGAACTTCTGATCGGCAAGCTGCTTCTCGCGCTGCACCAGCTCGAACGGGTTCTGCCCCTTGCGTTTCTCCGTTTCGATGTTCATCATTTCTTCCCTCCCATCCGGATCCGCGGATCAATGATGCCGTATGATAAGTCCACGACCAAAATACTGATCAAGCCGATCAAGGAATAAAAGAACATGATGGCAATCGTTAACGGATGATCGAGAGCGGTAATCGAGTTGATCATCAGGGAGCCAAGCCCCGGCACGCCAAAAATATTCTCGATGACGATCGCTCCCGACAAGATCGAGAAAAACAGCGGAATAATAATATTCGCCAGCGGAACGAACGAGTTGCGAATCGCATGACGCAGGGTCGCCTGCCTAAGGGTAAGCCCCTTCGTCCGGGCCAGCAGCATATAATCCGAGTTGAGCGCTTCGCATAATTCCGCCCGTAAATAGCGGGTAATGATCGCGATTTCACCGAAGGATAGCGCCAGAACCGGCAAAATCATCGATTGCAGCTTCGTCCAGCTCAGCGACTGCTCCGCCGAGAGCAGGATCGGCACCAGCTCCCATTTGAATGCGACGATATACTGCAGCAGGGCCGCGAAGACGAACGACGGCACCGAGATGAACAACACGACCATAATATTAAGCGTATGATCCGTGGCAGTATTCTTCTTGAGAGCTGCCCAAATACCGAGCATGATGCCGATCGGCAGTGTAAAGACAAGCGCGAAAATATTGAGCTGAATCGTGATCGGAAGCTTGTCCTTAATGATATTGAAGACCGGAACATTCGGCTGCATCTTAATGGAGTCGCCGAAATTGAAGGTCAGGAAATCTTGCAAAAAATAAACGTATTGGACAACAAGCGGCTTGTCCAAATGATATTTCGCTTCAATGCGCTCTTTCACGTCCAGCGGGAGCATCGGGTCGCTTACGATGCTCCCGGGCATCGAATGGATCAAGAAGAATAACAGGCTGATGATCAAAAACAAAGTGATTGCCATTGCAACCAGTCTTTGCGATATGTAACGCAGCATAGGCCTGAAGCTCCTTTTCGCAAATTCGGAGACCTCGCGCAGCGAAGGCCGTGCAAGGTCTCCAATCTTTTACTTAGTCATGAATAATGGATTGCAGTGGAGCAAACTCGACCGACGGGAAATACGTCCCTTTAGCCTTTAATTCAATCCGGTCCTGATATAGCACCGCATTATTATTTTGGAATACCGGAACTTGCGGAACAAAATCCAACAGCATTTTTTCCATTTCCGCCAAGGCTTCGAGTCTTTCCTGCGGCTTCAGCAGCAAATCCCCAATCGTCGTGCGCTTTTGCAGTTCATCGAATTCAGGACTGCTGAAGCGATGCGAACGGTTCGGGAAATCGGTTCTCCATGCCTTCATGCTGGACCATGGGTTGAACGCATTTTGGGTGATAGAGCCGATGCCGAGATCGAAATCTCCATCCCGATATGTGTCGTAAGCGGCGCTAGGCGGCATGGCGCGCAGCTTGATGTCGATCCGGTCTTGGCCGAACAGATTCTCGTACAGCTCTTCCGTCATTTCGGCCGTTCTCTTCATATTTTCCTGACCGTCGAAGTAAGTGATCTCGATCGTAATCTTTTTGTTGCCGTTCGCCGCATAAGCTTTGTCGAAGTATTCCTTCGCCAGCTCCGGATCATAGCCGGCTCCTTCAGGCACTATCGCTTTGGCCTCATCCGTTTCGCGATATCTTTGACCCTCTTTATAGTCTCCTACCATGTTCAAGGTGGAGATATAATACGGTGCAGCCTTGTAGGTTTTAAATATCCCTTTTACTATTTTTTCGCGATCGATTCCATAGAACAATGCTTTACGCAGGTCGTTGTTGGCCAGAATCGGGTTTTTCTTCGACTCCGAGTTGATATAATATCCCCATACGCCTCTGGCTTCGGTATACACAACCCTCGGATCGTCGCCATATTTATCGAATTGCTCTCCGCTGATCGTGACATATTCAATTTCGCCCTTCTCCCACAATTGCATGCGGGTAGACTGCTCCGAGACGACCCGGCTCTCGATGCGATCCGGCGTATATACGTCTTTCAGCGGCGCATCCGGATTCTTCTCAAATATGCGGTACTGGTCACGCACCCAATCCGTCAGACGGTAGGTCCCGCTAGAAGGGACTTGCTCCCGCGTCGTGCCATAGGTTGTTGCGGTTCTATCCGCATTCATTCCGGCTTCATACAACTGCTTGTGAATAGGCGATGTCGATCCTCCGCCTGCGAAGACAAGGAAGACGTCGATTTCCGGCATTGCCGTCTCCAGGACGATTTCCAGAGTCAGATCATCCTTTGCTTTAATGCCGACCTCTTCCCATTTGGCCTCGCCCTTAAAATAACTGTTAGCGCTTACAACAGGGATGTTATCGAACAACATGAATGCATTGCGGTTGACCAGCTTCGGATCCAGCAGCATTTGGTGTGAATATTCGTAATCATGAGCCGTTATCGGTGTCCCGTCCGCCCATTTCAGTCCTTCCTTCAGCTTGAAGGTCCATGTTTTGTTGTCGCTTGTCTCGGGCAAATCAACGGCGTGGTTAGGAACAAATTTTACATTGTCTGTAGCTTCGTCATAGATCAATTCAAGCAAATTTCCATATATATACTCCATTAGTAACGACGTCTCCGCACTCTCACTCGTGTGCTGGTTGAATGTCTCTGCCGACAAGCCTGAGAAACGAACTACGGTTGGCTTCGCGGAAGCTTCCTTATCCCCGGTATTTTCCTTGCTTTCCCCCTCTGTGCTCTCTTGCTTCGTTTGGCTGGCGTCATTCCCTCCTCCGCTGGTGCAACCAGCAAAGGTCAGCGCCATCAACATGGCCAAAATCACCAAGAACGGTTTTTTTGGCTGTGTCATAAGATCCCCTCCTCAAGTTAAATGTTGTTCATGTATGTTAATTTGTGCGGGTAACAATGAAAACGGACATGCAGAAAACCTATTCCATCGACAAAATTCCTCATGGAATCAATTAAATGTTAATTAATGCAATTACGATCCATTTTTTTACCAGATCAAATCTTTGGATAAAGGATATGCATTACATTAGTGACAAAGAAGTATACGCTCGAGGAAAATAGTGGAATGCATTATTAAAAGCCTATCAAAGTGACAAATCGTAGTCAAGATATAAATATGTGATCCGGAAGGGGGATATTGCTAAACTTTATATAGAAGAGAAAGCAATTCCATAAAACGGTGTATGTTCCAGCACCAAACTTCTTCCTTCTCAATTTTCTTACTTAACCGAAAAAACAGAAAAAAACTTCAAATCGGAAACACATATGAACTTGAACTGCAGAGGCCTGCTATGTCTGCTCCGGTAAAATTCTATGTAAAAAGGGTCTGCACTGCCTGCAAACCCGAATGTGTTTCCGCTTATGTTGGCAACTGGTTTATGTAGATACTCCGTCTTCATGGACTGTATTTGCCTGTTGTACCGTAGATGTCTTATCAGTCAACGTTCGTAGCGGAGTAATACAGAAAGCACCCGCTGTGATCAGAATCAAACAAATTCCATACACACGAACGACAGATTGAAGTTCGACACCTAGATGCAACAGATACGACATCAGCGCCAAAGATAACGGAGTCAAAGCAGTCGATACAGATGTCATAATAGCTGTCACTTTACCCAGCATACGAGCCTCTGTCGTCTTCTGAATGTATGTAAAAATGGGAATATTGGATAGTTGAATCGAGTAGCCGATTGCAAAAAGCGCGCATACCGCCAGCGCAAACTGGTGTATGAAGCCGAGTGCGCTATAGCCGAGCACGACGACGGCCAGGAAGCACAGCATCATAAGCCCGGGACGAACAAACGTTTTGCACAATGAGGTCGTAAGCGCTCCCAGTATAAATCCGATGCCGAGCGAGATCTGCAGACAAGCAAGCACGAAGGCGCTGCCCTGCAAAATATCCCGGGCCATAATCGGAATCATGACTCCCATCGGCCCAGCGATAAAAAAATTCATTAGGAAACCAATTCCGGTGGTAATTGGCAAAATGCGATGTCCCCGAACATAGGCAAGCGAAGCGCGAAAGTCCTCCCATGGGGTTGTTGAGCGTGTGGATTCAACCTGCTGCGGCGGGGTTCGAACGCAAGCGATAAGCAATGAAGAAATGAGAAGCATTGCCATACAGAACAAAAAAACGCCAGTAAATCCGATAGAAATAATTAATGTACTGCCTATGAGCGGCCCGATAATAAGGCTGTATTGCCCGGCCATCCGTAACAATCCATTCGCCCGCTGCAGCGAATCTTTATCGGTAATGGAGACGATCATGGAAGAATGCGCGGGACCGGAAAATGCGTCCATAATGCCAAACAGAAAGGAAACGATGATCAGGAAAATCGGAGTAAGCGTATCGGTCAGATAACAAGTCAAAATGGACGCGATAAGAAGGAATTCCGACCACTGCGAGATAAGAACGACCAATTTCCGGTTTAACCGATCGGCAATAATTCCGCCATAGATCGTAAACAACAGGCGGGCGAACGTAGAGGCGAACAACATCATGCCCAAATAACTGCGCGACTCGTAGATCGTGAGCATCAGCCATTCCACGGCGATGATATAAATAAAATAACCGGGACTGGAAATAAGGGCCGCCGTCAAAAAAAAGCGGTAATTGCGATTGCCCCAAATACCGGATTGGGGCGTGGCTTTCAAATGCTCGTCCATCGAACTACGTCCTTTCATAAAGCATTTCCATTTTCATCCCTCATTTTTGAATCAATATATTCTATTCAATAATAAAAGTCAATATAATGGTCAAAGTATCATACTCAACTACAAAGGAAATGAACGAGATAGTCTCTGTTCGTTCCGCTGTTCACTACTTCGCTGAATCTCGTTGGTCTTATTAGGGAGGTCAGGCTTTGACCTTACTTTCGCATGTTGATGCATGGACTGAGTAATCTCCGTTAACGAGTTTCATATATTTCTTCACATTCTTTTTTATTGGAGGGCATGGAGTTATTCCGGATTCGATACGTTTCAGCGGACAGGCGTTTCCTTGGCAAGACGGTCTAAAGAAGCATTTGGTGCATGCAGGGTCTTCATTAACGCCTCCTGTAGTCCATAGACTCCATTTCTCCTGATCGATTACTACATCACCGTTTTCTAAAATGTCGCCAACATGGTTATAAGGATTATTAAAAGCAACGGTACATTTATAGATCATTCCATCAGAGCCGATAACTAGAGAAGAAGGATTGGAAGCGTAGCATTCAGAGCCACCCGGTTGTAAATATTGCTTGTAATAATCGAAATTGAATCCTTCTTCTTTCGCTTTATCATAAAAAGTATATAATTCTTTCTTATCGCATAAATGGATATCGGAGGTCTGTTCTCTTTTTAAATTTTCAATCGATGAGAAATGCAAAGTAAAACGTGAATCCTCTACAAATAACTCTCCAATCATTGAAATATATTGATTCATCGTCGTGGCTACTTCGTCATTAATATTTGAGCGTATAGTGACGTGAAATTTTTCGGGACTGTGTTTCATTTGAATAAGATTAGATAATATCGTGTCGAATGTTTTTTCTCCTAATGTCCCCACCCGGTAACGGTCATGCGTTTCTGCTGTTCCGTCAAGCGTTATTTGGAATGATCTCACTTCATATTCCATTAGCTGCTCAAATTTATCTTTATCAAGTAAATAACCATTCGTCGTCATACCCGCTCGATAATGAACATTGTTTTTCTTGCAAATCTCTATGATTTGTGGCGACATTTTTTTGATTATATTAAATGATTTCAGTGGTTCTCCGCCAAACCAGTTAATTACCAGGCTATTATATCTCGGCAATGTTTTCTCCAAATACTTGAGAACGCCCTTTTGAACCGATTCCTTCATTTCCGATTTAACAAAATCCTCATAACAATAGACACAACGAAAATTGCAATCTTCATTCGGCATCAAGATAAGTTCAAGGGTCCGGTTAAAGGACAACAAATTATATTTTTGCGCGGTAGCCATTTGAAACTCATCTACACTCTCACGTACAAGAAAACCTTTTTGAAATAAAAAAGTTATAATCTCAGAGTTCCTGTCATTATGTAATAATTCCACTGATTTTGATCTCAGTACACTCTTTACGCGCTCTGCTTGATCACCGTCAAAAACAGCGATTTTCCCGCGATAAGAATTATATAATCGGAGTCTGTCCCCATCTTGACTCATTACATTAAAACGTGACGGCTTAAGTATATTTTGTGCAACAGCAATTTCATCAGTTATAACCAAAATCAACACCTCCACCATTATGAAGTTACAGGAAGGAAGGATAGACATCCTCCCTTCCTGTAACCGCTTTCTACAAAAGACAAAAAAATTACCCGCCACACTGCACATTAATGATAATATCTCCATCTCTATTGCTCATTGCAAACATCTCTTCCACCTCTTCACACCTCCTTTCACTATACTTATTTTGAAATATATCCCATGCATCAATTTATGTCAATATCACTATTAATATAGCAATTATTTAAAAATATTCCATGAAAGTTGAACCATTGAACTTTCATAATAGAAGGGAAGGATCGCCGCATGTACGAGCAAACTTCAAACTGTGCATTTGCGATTAATAGGTATGTCTGTACGCAAGATTGCCACGATCATCTGTCGTTCGGAGAAAACCATTCGCCTCTACATCTTCGCCTATGAAAAATAAGGTTTGTCGGGCCTGATCATGCGTTTCTCCCCCGGGCGCTCCCCACGACTAACGAAAGAACAGCGGGAATTCGTCATCTTTTGTTGGAAGATGAATGCATGATCCGCGATTATCAGGCCCTCCAACGAACGTGGGACGAACCGTCTCTGTGTGCGAATGGAGTCTGATAGCCAGCCTATTGCAGAAGCACAATCACAAATTTGCCATAGAGCCTAAAATGACCGATTCAGCTTGACTGTCTGCTTGACTTCACCGATAATATAGCTAGCCCACTTGGGAAATTTTTGTTCCTAAAGGAGATGTTTTCTATGACTATCTATATGATATTGGTGGTTATTCCTTAAAGTTCAATATCAGGCATATGCCAAAAAACGGGATGGTTACCCGTCTTTTTGCTGTGCCGCCAATCAGTAACCTTTCGTGAATACTGCTGAGAGCGGGATACGG
Proteins encoded in this region:
- a CDS encoding NADPH-dependent FMN reductase; translation: MRIVCIAGSNHADATSSKLVRYIAARLQGEDHEVEVVELHLLPLPWYNPDVNEENANVLRLKKAVKESDAIVLATPEYHGTLSGVLKNALDYLNFEYFNNKVVLSVSSAGGAVGVSSLTHLQTIVRNLHGINCPEWISIGGDQREFAADGVPAHDHVVQRVNKTLDYFLALAQNTRAL
- a CDS encoding DUF3906 family protein, yielding MYIYRLEASSAQGPFVCVVVAESEAEAFAHAEAYVTREAPGAEWTDLALLEKKRCRSGSGYVIPSR
- a CDS encoding ABC transporter ATP-binding protein encodes the protein MTNSTVQPVLEVKNLKQYFTSGFGRRKTVLKAVDDVSFTIHKGETFGLVGESGCGKTTTGRTIIRLYQPTGGEIYFNGKLISGRLSKEARQEVTRGMQMIFQDPIASLNPRMTVKEIIGEGLKINKLCKNEKEMLAMVYDILETVGLTKEHASRYPHEFSGGQRQRIGIARALITNPDLIIADEPISALDVSIQAQVLNLLNRLRKKLGLTILFIAHDLSVVKYFSDRIGVMYNGKLVELANADELYTRPLHPYTQSLLSAIPLPDPHHERNRKRIYYNPDIHDYKSERPELIEIRPGHFVYASPSEAEAYRKKISL
- a CDS encoding ABC transporter ATP-binding protein — protein: MTVTTNKETVLQVKDLRITFNTFAGKIHAVRGVGFELHRGETLAIVGESGSGKSVTNKAIMGILSKNANIENGSILYQGDDLTQYSERQFTRIRGSKIAMIFQDPMSSLNPIMKVGKQIMEALRAHNISRAKARERALELMIAVGIPDPEKRFEQYPFQFSGGMRQRIVIAIALASDPEILICDEPTTALDVTIQAQILDLIKQIQKERQLSVIFITHDLGVVANMADRVAVMYAGKVVEYGTVDEIFYNPKHPYTWSLLVSMPDLDTSASDELLVIPGTPPNMLYPPQGDAFAPRNRYAMRIDFEEEPPMYQVSDTHFAATWLLHPNAPPVQLPDVLKRRIAQQTERLVR
- a CDS encoding ABC transporter permease — encoded protein: MMNIETEKRKGQNPFELVQREKQLADQKFEGQAIGFFKDAILRFRKNKASTVAAFFIGLIIMMAIIAPLISSFTYREQNIEWTLLPPRVPGIEKLGIFDGTRTLDIQKANLDGKYKDSVVKIIDEFEMDYRGRKIPMVKAKVDMYQLKEAKDQYFWMGTDSLGRDQWTRLWKGTRISLLIGFVAVTINVLIGITYGSICGYYGGRIDMIMQRIIEILNGVPSLVLVILFVMYLGAGIMPIILAMVITGWIGMSRMIRAQFYKYKGQEYVLASRTMGAKDRALIFRHILPNAIGPIITQATLAVPGAIFTEAFLSYLGLGIAAPDPSIGVLLSDGQKLLLDHPHLTLFPAIVISILMLSFNLFGNGLRDAFDPTLRGQE
- a CDS encoding ABC transporter permease, producing the protein MLRYISQRLVAMAITLFLIISLLFFLIHSMPGSIVSDPMLPLDVKERIEAKYHLDKPLVVQYVYFLQDFLTFNFGDSIKMQPNVPVFNIIKDKLPITIQLNIFALVFTLPIGIMLGIWAALKKNTATDHTLNIMVVLFISVPSFVFAALLQYIVAFKWELVPILLSAEQSLSWTKLQSMILPVLALSFGEIAIITRYLRAELCEALNSDYMLLARTKGLTLRQATLRHAIRNSFVPLANIIIPLFFSILSGAIVIENIFGVPGLGSLMINSITALDHPLTIAIMFFYSLIGLISILVVDLSYGIIDPRIRMGGKK
- a CDS encoding peptide ABC transporter substrate-binding protein — translated: MTQPKKPFLVILAMLMALTFAGCTSGGGNDASQTKQESTEGESKENTGDKEASAKPTVVRFSGLSAETFNQHTSESAETSLLMEYIYGNLLELIYDEATDNVKFVPNHAVDLPETSDNKTWTFKLKEGLKWADGTPITAHDYEYSHQMLLDPKLVNRNAFMLFDNIPVVSANSYFKGEAKWEEVGIKAKDDLTLEIVLETAMPEIDVFLVFAGGGSTSPIHKQLYEAGMNADRTATTYGTTREQVPSSGTYRLTDWVRDQYRIFEKNPDAPLKDVYTPDRIESRVVSEQSTRMQLWEKGEIEYVTISGEQFDKYGDDPRVVYTEARGVWGYYINSESKKNPILANNDLRKALFYGIDREKIVKGIFKTYKAAPYYISTLNMVGDYKEGQRYRETDEAKAIVPEGAGYDPELAKEYFDKAYAANGNKKITIEITYFDGQENMKRTAEMTEELYENLFGQDRIDIKLRAMPPSAAYDTYRDGDFDLGIGSITQNAFNPWSSMKAWRTDFPNRSHRFSSPEFDELQKRTTIGDLLLKPQERLEALAEMEKMLLDFVPQVPVFQNNNAVLYQDRIELKAKGTYFPSVEFAPLQSIIHD
- a CDS encoding MFS transporter; its protein translation is MDEHLKATPQSGIWGNRNYRFFLTAALISSPGYFIYIIAVEWLMLTIYESRSYLGMMLFASTFARLLFTIYGGIIADRLNRKLVVLISQWSEFLLIASILTCYLTDTLTPIFLIIVSFLFGIMDAFSGPAHSSMIVSITDKDSLQRANGLLRMAGQYSLIIGPLIGSTLIISIGFTGVFLFCMAMLLISSLLIACVRTPPQQVESTRSTTPWEDFRASLAYVRGHRILPITTGIGFLMNFFIAGPMGVMIPIMARDILQGSAFVLACLQISLGIGFILGALTTSLCKTFVRPGLMMLCFLAVVVLGYSALGFIHQFALAVCALFAIGYSIQLSNIPIFTYIQKTTEARMLGKVTAIMTSVSTALTPLSLALMSYLLHLGVELQSVVRVYGICLILITAGAFCITPLRTLTDKTSTVQQANTVHEDGVST
- a CDS encoding radical SAM/SPASM domain-containing protein; the encoded protein is MVITDEIAVAQNILKPSRFNVMSQDGDRLRLYNSYRGKIAVFDGDQAERVKSVLRSKSVELLHNDRNSEIITFLFQKGFLVRESVDEFQMATAQKYNLLSFNRTLELILMPNEDCNFRCVYCYEDFVKSEMKESVQKGVLKYLEKTLPRYNSLVINWFGGEPLKSFNIIKKMSPQIIEICKKNNVHYRAGMTTNGYLLDKDKFEQLMEYEVRSFQITLDGTAETHDRYRVGTLGEKTFDTILSNLIQMKHSPEKFHVTIRSNINDEVATTMNQYISMIGELFVEDSRFTLHFSSIENLKREQTSDIHLCDKKELYTFYDKAKEEGFNFDYYKQYLQPGGSECYASNPSSLVIGSDGMIYKCTVAFNNPYNHVGDILENGDVVIDQEKWSLWTTGGVNEDPACTKCFFRPSCQGNACPLKRIESGITPCPPIKKNVKKYMKLVNGDYSVHASTCESKVKA